From a single Dromaius novaehollandiae isolate bDroNov1 chromosome 30, bDroNov1.hap1, whole genome shotgun sequence genomic region:
- the LOC135324033 gene encoding olfactory receptor 14A16-like, whose amino-acid sequence MSNSSSLNEFLLLAFADTRELQLLHFSLFLGIYLAALLGNSLIITAVACDHHLHTPMYFFLLNLSFLDLGSISTTVPKSMANSLWDTRAISYSGCAAQVLGFAIFISAEYSLLTVMAYDRYIAICRPLHYGTLMDSRACVKMAAAAWTSGFLYALLHTGNTFSIPLCQGNTVEQFFCEIPQILKLSCSDVFLREVGLIVFSTCLLFGCFIFIVLSYVQIFTAVLRIPSEQGRHKAFSMCLPHLAVVSLFVSTSFFAYLKPPSISSPALDLVVAVLYTVMPPAVNPLIYSMRNREVKDALKKLVQCA is encoded by the coding sequence atgtccaacagcagctccctcaatgagttcctcctcctggcatttgcagacacacgggagctgcagctcttgcacttctcgctcttcctgggcatctacctggctgccctcctgggcaacagcctcatcatcacagctgtagcctgtgaccaccacctccacacccccatgtacttcttcctcctcaacctctccttcctcgaccttggctccatctccaccactgtccccaaatccatggccaattccctgtgggacaccagggccatttcctactcaggatgtgctgcccaggtcttaggttttgccattttcatttcagcagagtattctcttctcacagtcatggcctatgaccgctacattgccatctgcagacccctgcactacggcaccctcatggacagcagagcttgtgtcaaaatggcagcagctgcctggacaagtggttttctctatgctctcctgcacactggtaacacattttccataccactgtgccaaggcaacacagtggagcagttcttctgtgagatcccccagatcctcaagctctcctgctcagatgtcttcctcagggaagttgggcttattgtgTTTAGTACCTGTTTactctttgggtgtttcattttcattgtgctgtcctacgtgcagatcttcactgctgtgctgaggattccctctgagcagggccggcacaaagccttttccatgtgcctcccgcacctggccgtggtctccctgtttgtcagcacctccttttttgcctacctgaagcccccctccatctcctccccagctctggatctggtggtggctgttctgtacacagtgatgcctccagcagtgaaccccctcatctacagcatgaggaacagggaggtcaaggatgccctgaagaaactggttcAGTGTGCAtga
- the LOC135324034 gene encoding olfactory receptor 14A16-like: protein MSNSSSFNEFLLLAFADTRELQLLHFSLFLGIYLAALLGNGLIITAVACDQRLHTPMYFFLLNLSFLDLGSISTTVPKSMANSLWDTRAISYSGCAAQVFFSFFLFAAEFYLLTVMAYDRFVAICRPLHYGTLLGSRACVQMAAAAWGSGFLNALLHTANTFSIPLCQGNTVDQFFCEIPQILKLSCSDSYLTEAGLLLVGTFLMFGCFIFIVLSYVQIFTAVLRIPSEQGWHKAFSMCLPHLAVVSLFVSTTAFAYLKPPSLSSPALDLVVTVLYSVVPPAVNPLIYSMRNKELKETLMKLVQLALFQQQ from the coding sequence atgtccaacagcagctccttcaacgagttcctcctcctggcatttgcagacacacgggagctgcagctcttgcacttctcactcttcctgggcatctacctggctgccctcctgggcaacggcctcatcatcacagccgtagcctgcgaccaacgcctccacacccccatgtacttcttcctcctcaacctctccttcctcgaccttggctccatctccaccactgtccccaaatccatggccaattccctgtgggacaccagggccatttcctactcaggatgtgctgcccaggtctttttctccttttttttattcgcagcagagttttatctcctcacagtcatggcctatgaccgctttgttgccatctgcagacccctgcactatgggaccctcttgggcagcagagcctgtgtccaaatggcagcagctgcctggggcagtggttttctcaatgctctcctgcacactgctaacacattttcaataccactctgccaaggcaacacagtggaccagttcttctgtgaaatcccccagatcctcaagctctcctgctcagactcctacctcacaGAAGCGGGCCTTCTTCTGGTTGGTACCTTTTTAATgtttggatgtttcattttcattgtgctgtcctacgtgcagatcttcactgctgtgctgaggattccctctgagcagggctggcacaaagccttttccatgtgcctcccgcacctggccgtggtctccctgtttgtcagcactacagcatttgcctacctgaagcccccctccctctcctccccagctctggatctggtggtgacagttctgtactcggtggtgcctccagcagtgaaccccctcatctacagcatgaggaacaaggagctcaaggagacACTGATGAAACTGGTTCAGTtggcactgtttcagcagcaataa